In Dioscorea cayenensis subsp. rotundata cultivar TDr96_F1 chromosome 11, TDr96_F1_v2_PseudoChromosome.rev07_lg8_w22 25.fasta, whole genome shotgun sequence, a single genomic region encodes these proteins:
- the LOC120271631 gene encoding uncharacterized protein LOC120271631, with translation MPKYVKFMKELLTNKRKLEELETVALTRNYSAMIQRNLSMKLTDPGSFIIPCVIGEDMRPIRMTIQLANRSIKKHRGVVEDVLVRVDKLIIPVDFVILDVDDDVEVPLILG, from the exons atgcctaagtatgtaaaGTTTATGAAAGAGCTGCTaactaacaagagaaaattggaggagttAGAAACAGTTGCATTAACACGGAACTACTCTGCAATGATTCAGAGGAATCTCTCTATGAAATTGACTGATCCTGggagtttcattattccatgtgtgATTGGGGAAG ACATGAGGCCTATAAGGATGACAATACAACTTGCAAATCGGTCTATAAAGAAACACCGCGGTGTTGTTGAGGATGTGCTGGTTAGAGTAGACAAGCTCATTATCCCGGTGGATTTTGTTATTCtggatgtggatgatgatgttgaagtcccATTGATCCTCGGGTGA